The Candidatus Nanohalococcus occultus genome contains a region encoding:
- a CDS encoding L-threonylcarbamoyladenylate synthase — protein sequence MDLEQARKTIEDGGIIIFPTETAYGIAADARNPEAVEKVYKAKERPRSKGLTTIVSSLEQAEKYGKLTEDERAVIAEFMPGPLTLVTRKKKGLAENINEDFVFRISSGETARELAEEFPITATSANISGEDTSYAVEDISEELLEKVDGVIDVGELEDGPTSSIIEIVDGEVKTYRQGPIKSDEIEKVIR from the coding sequence ATGGATTTAGAACAGGCAAGGAAAACAATTGAAGACGGAGGAATAATCATTTTCCCAACAGAGACCGCTTACGGCATAGCAGCCGATGCCCGGAACCCAGAAGCTGTCGAAAAGGTTTACAAGGCTAAAGAACGTCCGCGATCCAAAGGGTTAACCACGATTGTATCCTCTCTTGAGCAGGCTGAAAAATACGGAAAACTGACAGAAGACGAACGGGCGGTTATAGCGGAGTTCATGCCCGGACCTCTGACGCTTGTAACGCGGAAAAAGAAAGGTCTGGCCGAGAATATCAACGAGGATTTTGTTTTCCGGATTTCCTCAGGAGAGACAGCACGAGAGCTGGCAGAAGAGTTTCCGATCACAGCTACTTCTGCGAATATTTCCGGGGAAGACACGAGTTACGCAGTCGAAGATATTTCTGAAGAGCTTCTGGAAAAGGTTGATGGCGTAATCGATGTGGGAGAGCTTGAAGACGGACCTACCTCGAGTATCATAGAGATTGTTGACGGCGAGGTAAAAACGTATAGACAAGGACCTATTAAGAGCGATGAAATCGAAAAAGTAATTAGATGA
- the kae1 gene encoding KEOPS complex N(6)-L-threonylcarbamoyladenine synthase Kae1: MKVLGIESTAHTLGIGVVDEDEIHCNVKSMFEPDEGGIHPREASEHHYQKALQIINEVDQKTEFELSEIDAVAFSQGPGIQQCLEIGVVIARTLALKYSAELIGVNHCLAHISIGTRTTEAENPTTLYVSGGNTQIVEFRSGRYRVIGETLDTALGNALDKLARKLSYPHPGGPEIEKLAEKTDEIIETTYPIKGMDLSYSGLVTDMERKVGDEKDEVVANTFQEYAYSAAVEALERAMAQSQSSEALLTGGVAMNTRLREMVTKMCEERGAKAYFPPPEYCMDNGTMIAHQGLIQAKAGDRTEIEDSQVDPNWRPDEVKVSWI; encoded by the coding sequence ATGAAGGTCCTTGGAATAGAAAGTACCGCTCACACGCTGGGAATCGGGGTTGTTGACGAAGACGAGATACACTGTAATGTAAAGTCGATGTTCGAGCCAGATGAAGGAGGTATTCATCCAAGGGAAGCTTCCGAACACCATTACCAGAAAGCACTTCAGATAATTAACGAGGTAGATCAAAAGACAGAGTTCGAACTCTCTGAGATCGATGCCGTTGCCTTCTCACAGGGACCTGGCATCCAACAATGCCTTGAGATCGGTGTGGTCATTGCCCGTACGCTCGCCCTCAAGTACAGCGCAGAGTTGATCGGAGTTAACCACTGTCTTGCCCACATATCTATCGGGACCCGTACCACTGAGGCGGAAAATCCGACGACACTCTACGTTTCCGGAGGCAATACACAGATAGTAGAGTTCCGCAGCGGGCGTTACAGGGTGATCGGAGAAACACTTGATACCGCGCTTGGAAACGCCTTGGACAAACTCGCCCGAAAACTAAGTTACCCGCATCCCGGCGGACCGGAAATCGAGAAACTAGCCGAGAAAACAGACGAGATAATTGAGACAACCTATCCGATCAAAGGCATGGATCTATCCTACTCCGGTCTCGTAACAGATATGGAACGGAAAGTGGGAGATGAAAAAGACGAGGTAGTCGCAAACACCTTCCAGGAGTATGCCTATTCGGCAGCGGTTGAAGCACTGGAGCGAGCGATGGCTCAATCTCAAAGCAGCGAAGCGCTTTTAACGGGAGGAGTGGCAATGAACACACGGTTGCGTGAGATGGTGACGAAGATGTGTGAAGAACGTGGAGCGAAAGCCTACTTCCCGCCGCCAGAGTACTGTATGGACAACGGAACGATGATCGCCCACCAAGGACTCATCCAGGCGAAGGCCGGGGATAGGACAGAAATTGAAGACAGCCAGGTTGATCCGAACTGGAGACCGGATGAGGTAAAAGTATCATGGATTTAG
- a CDS encoding non-canonical purine NTP pyrophosphatase — protein sequence MKIYFATGNSGKVNHADNVLDCEVEQLDIETVEPSIDSIEDIALSKLEQAAKKTDIEDAFLIADDSGLFIDELNGFPGPQTAFFDRKVGKNRILDLVEPGARAEFRAAIGLFIPDGDNKVFSGKISGQVVEPRGDGGFGYDPIFQPEGQGKTWGEDPSLKDETSHRQKALMELKNYIDEHLI from the coding sequence ATGAAGATCTACTTCGCCACCGGCAACAGCGGAAAAGTCAACCACGCGGACAACGTTCTTGACTGTGAAGTCGAACAGCTAGATATTGAAACAGTCGAGCCAAGTATTGACTCGATAGAGGATATAGCGCTCTCAAAGCTAGAACAGGCCGCGAAGAAAACAGATATCGAAGATGCTTTCCTAATCGCCGATGACTCCGGACTGTTTATAGATGAGTTAAACGGTTTTCCCGGCCCGCAGACCGCATTCTTCGATCGGAAAGTAGGGAAAAACAGGATTCTTGATCTAGTTGAGCCAGGAGCTAGAGCAGAGTTCAGAGCCGCTATCGGTCTTTTCATTCCAGACGGAGACAACAAAGTGTTTTCCGGCAAAATTTCAGGCCAAGTAGTTGAACCACGCGGTGACGGAGGCTTCGGGTACGATCCGATCTTCCAACCAGAGGGACAGGGTAAGACATGGGGAGAAGATCCTAGTCTGAAGGATGAAACTTCTCATAGGCAGAAGGCTTTGATGGAGCTGAAAAACTACATCGACGAACACTTAATTTAA
- a CDS encoding 30S ribosomal protein S27ae: MAKHQKVQIWEKYDGGESAGEKCPRCGSFLAEHEDRKSCGKCGYTKHS; this comes from the coding sequence ATGGCTAAACACCAGAAAGTCCAGATCTGGGAGAAATACGACGGAGGCGAATCAGCAGGAGAAAAATGCCCTCGTTGTGGAAGCTTCCTCGCCGAACACGAAGACCGCAAAAGCTGCGGTAAGTGCGGCTACACGAAGCACTCGTAA
- a CDS encoding 30S ribosomal protein S3 encodes MKEKQFIDKGARKVRLDEFLERELEGAGYSHSDLVRTPTSTKIVIYAQRPGLVIGRGGSRIRELTADMEEEFEFDNPQIEVNEIEDADSDAEIVAKSMASWLEKGGSAKRVGYTYLRRVKESGVIGVEIEISGKLSGNRGRTEKFSYGYVKRCGNTSKESVDSAYTLARTKPGAIGLKVRIMKELPDFKHRNVDVTEEILHETVDGETKTEQIAKIIAEAENMTAAAIEEAAEVQEIDMEKVTVDEVRDVFEEMDADEASEVESEEDEADQETEEETESEEAEDEVEETESEDESDESDVDYAEIVSGTIGDAKDALNDLENVDWEKALQAEKDDKNRTTFIDWLESKV; translated from the coding sequence ATGAAAGAAAAACAGTTCATTGACAAAGGAGCAAGGAAAGTACGACTAGATGAGTTCCTAGAAAGAGAGCTAGAAGGAGCAGGATACTCTCACTCAGATCTAGTACGTACACCGACATCAACAAAGATCGTTATCTACGCACAGCGTCCAGGACTAGTTATTGGACGTGGCGGATCAAGAATCCGCGAGCTAACAGCAGACATGGAAGAAGAATTCGAGTTCGATAACCCTCAGATCGAGGTAAACGAAATCGAAGACGCAGACAGCGACGCAGAGATCGTCGCAAAGTCCATGGCCTCCTGGCTAGAAAAAGGAGGAAGCGCAAAGAGAGTAGGATACACCTACCTCAGACGCGTCAAGGAATCCGGGGTAATCGGTGTCGAAATCGAGATCTCCGGAAAGCTTTCCGGTAACCGAGGACGGACAGAGAAGTTCTCCTACGGATACGTCAAAAGATGTGGTAACACATCGAAGGAAAGCGTTGACTCGGCTTACACGCTAGCGCGTACAAAGCCGGGCGCAATCGGACTGAAAGTCCGGATCATGAAGGAGCTACCAGACTTCAAACACCGCAACGTCGATGTAACGGAAGAGATCCTACACGAGACCGTTGACGGCGAGACCAAGACAGAACAGATCGCAAAGATCATCGCAGAAGCTGAGAACATGACAGCAGCAGCGATCGAAGAAGCAGCAGAAGTTCAGGAAATCGACATGGAGAAAGTAACAGTCGATGAAGTAAGAGACGTCTTCGAGGAAATGGATGCCGATGAGGCCTCCGAAGTAGAATCCGAAGAAGACGAAGCCGACCAGGAGACGGAAGAAGAGACAGAATCCGAGGAAGCAGAAGATGAAGTCGAGGAGACCGAATCAGAAGACGAATCGGATGAATCAGACGTTGATTACGCAGAGATTGTATCAGGAACAATCGGCGATGCGAAAGACGCTCTCAACGACCTAGAAAACGTTGACTGGGAGAAAGCTCTTCAGGCAGAGAAGGACGATAAAAACCGTACGACATTCATCGACTGGCTAGAGTCGAAGGTTTAG
- the rplV gene encoding 50S ribosomal protein L22, whose product MPINTEPHQSKAVGKNLRVSWKHCTEIGRWIKGDSLEKAVNKLEQVQEKNLAVPATKFDSDAGHVSGQGKGRYPQNAAEEVLKLLNLAEANAENEGLNTAALEVQKVVTNKGPKIRTPKRHRGQSIKSAHVKIVVGER is encoded by the coding sequence GTGCCTATTAACACAGAACCACATCAGTCCAAAGCAGTTGGAAAGAACCTGCGAGTTTCCTGGAAGCACTGTACCGAGATCGGTCGCTGGATAAAAGGCGACTCCCTCGAGAAAGCAGTCAACAAGCTAGAACAGGTCCAGGAGAAAAACCTGGCTGTTCCAGCCACAAAGTTCGACTCCGATGCCGGACACGTATCCGGACAGGGTAAAGGACGTTATCCTCAGAACGCAGCTGAAGAAGTCTTGAAGCTTCTCAACCTGGCGGAAGCCAACGCAGAGAACGAAGGACTGAACACAGCCGCTCTAGAGGTACAGAAAGTTGTCACAAACAAAGGTCCGAAGATTCGGACACCTAAGCGTCACAGAGGACAGTCGATAAAATCAGCTCACGTAAAAATCGTCGTGGGTGAAAGATAA
- a CDS encoding 30S ribosomal protein S19, whose amino-acid sequence MSDEFTYRGHTLEELREMSHEEFAELLNARGRRKINRGLTEDEKKLLDDLEDSDSVKTHERSMIVLPEMVGKEIGVYNGEDFVPVEIDEEMLGHYLGELAKTRKEVSHSAPGLGATRSSQHVPLK is encoded by the coding sequence ATGAGCGACGAATTCACGTACAGAGGACACACGCTTGAAGAACTCCGAGAAATGAGTCACGAAGAGTTCGCAGAACTCCTCAACGCAAGAGGAAGAAGAAAAATCAACAGAGGACTTACGGAAGACGAGAAAAAGCTTCTCGACGACCTAGAAGACAGTGACTCGGTCAAGACACACGAACGCTCCATGATCGTTCTACCGGAGATGGTGGGCAAGGAGATCGGTGTCTACAACGGAGAGGACTTCGTTCCAGTAGAGATCGACGAAGAGATGCTCGGCCACTACCTAGGAGAGCTAGCAAAAACCCGTAAGGAAGTATCACACAGTGCGCCAGGACTTGGAGCAACAAGATCCTCACAGCACGTACCACTCAAGTAG
- a CDS encoding 50S ribosomal protein L2 has protein sequence MGEPIRQQRRGKGSSTWRANSRNGKGDVEIKNAETAGTVVDIQHDPARTAPVAIVEYEDGEERAILAPETVQEGDEVHIGPSAPIEPGNTLPIGEIPEGVPIHSIETQPGDGGKLVRASGTYAFVVTHEKGGTRIRLPSKSFKKLNTQCRATIGKVAAGGRKDKPFVKAGNKHHAMKARGKKYPHVSAVAMNAVDHPFGGSAKPGMPKTVSRHASPGSKVGSVSARKTGNKTE, from the coding sequence ATGGGAGAGCCAATCAGACAACAACGCCGAGGTAAGGGGTCCAGCACATGGCGTGCTAACTCCAGAAACGGCAAAGGCGATGTAGAAATTAAGAACGCAGAGACAGCAGGAACAGTTGTAGATATTCAGCACGATCCTGCGCGCACAGCTCCTGTCGCAATAGTGGAGTACGAAGACGGTGAGGAAAGAGCGATTCTCGCACCTGAAACAGTTCAGGAAGGAGACGAAGTACACATCGGACCTTCCGCACCAATCGAACCTGGCAACACCCTTCCAATCGGAGAGATCCCGGAAGGTGTTCCGATCCACTCGATCGAAACACAGCCAGGAGACGGAGGAAAGCTCGTTAGAGCATCCGGAACCTACGCTTTCGTTGTAACACACGAGAAAGGAGGTACAAGAATCCGGCTTCCATCAAAGAGTTTCAAGAAACTTAACACACAGTGTAGAGCAACAATCGGTAAAGTCGCAGCAGGTGGACGTAAGGACAAGCCTTTCGTAAAGGCAGGAAACAAGCACCACGCGATGAAAGCACGCGGAAAGAAGTATCCGCATGTATCCGCTGTTGCTATGAACGCAGTAGACCACCCATTCGGTGGATCAGCAAAACCAGGTATGCCAAAGACGGTCTCAAGACACGCAAGCCCAGGATCCAAGGTCGGATCTGTATCGGCGCGTAAGACCGGCAACAAGACTGAGTAA
- a CDS encoding 50S ribosomal protein L23, whose product MNTEKAWKVIENPHLTEKAMDKVDEDNTLVLMVDIDANKPQIEDAVEHLFDVTVKKVNTTITPQAKKKAFVRLSETDDAMNVATKMGMM is encoded by the coding sequence ATGAACACAGAAAAAGCTTGGAAAGTTATCGAGAACCCTCACTTGACTGAGAAAGCAATGGATAAGGTCGATGAGGACAACACACTCGTTTTGATGGTTGACATCGATGCGAACAAGCCGCAGATCGAGGACGCGGTCGAGCATCTATTCGATGTCACGGTTAAAAAAGTCAACACCACGATCACACCACAGGCCAAGAAGAAAGCGTTTGTCAGACTTTCAGAGACTGACGATGCTATGAACGTGGCCACAAAAATGGGTATGATGTAA
- the rplD gene encoding 50S ribosomal protein L4 — MTDLPKQFNERVRPDIVKRAVLSIQSKNRQSYGSDRDAGLKQVTRIKQRSNAFRTQKGRGMSRTPKKAMLARGSQFYWVGAKAPHTRGGRRAHAPKAEKDWEEEVNDKERRKAIRSGIAASTDKDLVSAQHRYDGEVPIIEEGLESIEKTQELKQLLEDHGMTEELERVKKKKVRAGRGSNRGRKYKRRVGPLVVVAEDNGVFKAASNLPGVDVTRVENLNAEKLAPGAEPGRLCVWSESAIEKLEEDQLFE, encoded by the coding sequence ATGACAGATCTACCTAAGCAGTTCAACGAACGTGTCAGACCTGACATCGTAAAGAGAGCGGTTCTATCAATTCAGTCGAAGAACCGTCAGTCCTACGGATCGGACAGAGACGCAGGTTTGAAGCAGGTTACAAGAATTAAACAGAGAAGCAACGCATTCCGTACCCAGAAAGGACGCGGAATGTCAAGAACACCGAAGAAGGCCATGCTCGCAAGAGGAAGCCAGTTCTACTGGGTTGGAGCAAAGGCTCCGCACACCCGTGGCGGACGACGCGCACACGCACCGAAGGCCGAGAAAGACTGGGAAGAAGAAGTCAACGACAAGGAAAGAAGAAAGGCGATCCGAAGCGGAATCGCAGCTTCAACAGACAAAGACCTTGTATCAGCCCAGCACCGTTACGACGGAGAAGTTCCGATCATCGAGGAAGGCCTCGAGTCAATCGAGAAGACACAGGAACTAAAACAGCTCCTCGAGGATCACGGAATGACCGAAGAGCTTGAACGCGTCAAGAAGAAAAAGGTTCGCGCCGGACGAGGATCGAACCGTGGACGTAAGTACAAGCGACGTGTCGGACCTCTAGTCGTAGTAGCAGAGGACAACGGAGTCTTCAAGGCAGCATCCAACCTTCCGGGAGTAGACGTAACCCGGGTCGAAAACCTAAACGCTGAGAAACTCGCACCAGGAGCAGAGCCAGGACGGCTTTGTGTATGGAGTGAATCAGCAATCGAAAAGCTGGAAGAAGACCAGCTCTTCGAGTAA
- a CDS encoding 50S ribosomal protein L3: protein MADKNVPTSGSLGFKPKVRAERMYPEISTWEDSDEQKPLGFAGYKAGMTRVLMIDDTEGATKGQEVAEAVTVLEVPPLRVYGARFYTEDPNSGKQVFTEAWTESPSKALQKAVDVPKEGNMDNFEKARENSERITDVRLLVHTQPGNAGISKSKPENFELGIGGTVEEKLDYAEEMIGKEINFSDVFEEGEFSDAVSVTKGRGTEGPVQRYGIKKLGHKTQKKRRKAGNVGPWHPDKLSWKIPLPGQQGFNNRTEQNKRILSHGEDGQEVQKEGGFTNYGELKSEYILIKGSVPGATKRLIRLRTALRKDENPGQPEITHIER from the coding sequence ATGGCAGACAAAAATGTACCAACAAGTGGGTCTCTCGGTTTCAAGCCGAAAGTCCGCGCAGAACGAATGTATCCTGAGATTTCCACATGGGAAGACTCAGATGAACAGAAGCCACTCGGCTTTGCGGGCTACAAGGCAGGTATGACCAGAGTACTCATGATTGACGATACTGAAGGCGCAACAAAAGGACAAGAAGTAGCAGAAGCTGTAACGGTTCTGGAAGTTCCTCCGCTACGAGTTTACGGAGCAAGATTCTACACAGAGGACCCTAACAGCGGAAAGCAGGTTTTCACGGAGGCATGGACAGAGTCTCCTTCCAAGGCACTACAGAAAGCTGTAGACGTTCCAAAGGAAGGCAACATGGACAACTTCGAGAAAGCCCGTGAAAACAGTGAAAGAATAACAGACGTACGACTCCTAGTACACACACAGCCAGGTAACGCAGGGATTTCCAAATCCAAGCCTGAGAACTTTGAGTTAGGGATCGGCGGCACAGTAGAAGAAAAACTTGATTACGCAGAAGAGATGATCGGAAAGGAGATCAACTTCTCAGACGTATTCGAAGAAGGAGAGTTCTCCGATGCTGTCAGCGTAACGAAAGGACGGGGAACAGAAGGACCTGTTCAGCGTTACGGAATCAAGAAGCTAGGTCACAAGACCCAGAAAAAACGGAGAAAGGCCGGTAACGTTGGCCCATGGCATCCGGACAAGCTATCATGGAAGATCCCTCTACCAGGACAGCAGGGATTCAACAACCGAACCGAGCAGAACAAGCGCATCCTATCCCATGGAGAAGACGGACAGGAAGTACAGAAAGAAGGAGGATTCACCAACTACGGTGAGCTAAAGTCCGAGTACATCCTAATCAAGGGAAGCGTTCCAGGAGCTACAAAACGACTTATTCGTTTGAGAACAGCTCTACGGAAAGACGAAAACCCAGGACAGCCAGAAATAACACACATCGAGCGATAA
- a CDS encoding RtcB family protein codes for MSIEVEKVEENIYEIPKEGEMNVPARIYASEKLLEKIKDDKTLEQVKNVATLPGIQKHSIVMPDGHQGYGFPIGGVAAVSMENGVVSPGGIGYDINCGVRVLKTDLTAEEIEGHEQQLANIMYSKIPAGLGGGGYIDIDEDELEEVLEKGMDWMLENGHAKESDLERCEENGRLPGDPSKVPEKAKKRGIKQLGSLGSGNHFLEVQRVDEIFNEEVAEKFGLEKDQILVMIHSGSRGLGHQTCTEYLRKFEKQYPEEVESLPDKELIYAPIEDQPAQDYIDAMYAVANFAWCNRQAMTEAIRDCFDRIFGETEIDLVYDVCHNIAKEETHEVDGKDVDVLVHRKGATRAMPKGRKEVPEVYEDVGQPVLIPGTMGTSSYILVGGQNSLNVSFGSTAHGAGRLKSRTQAKQDYWGEDVQRDLKHEGVYVKAVSGSTVAEEAPGAYKDVDEVIKVSDELDIGRKVAKMKPIVNIKG; via the coding sequence ATGAGCATTGAAGTCGAAAAAGTAGAGGAAAATATTTACGAGATCCCTAAAGAGGGAGAAATGAACGTTCCAGCGCGGATTTATGCCTCCGAAAAACTTTTAGAGAAAATCAAGGACGATAAAACCCTCGAGCAGGTTAAAAACGTCGCGACCCTGCCAGGAATCCAGAAACACTCTATAGTGATGCCTGATGGCCACCAGGGCTACGGTTTTCCAATCGGAGGAGTCGCAGCCGTATCCATGGAAAACGGAGTTGTCAGCCCCGGAGGAATCGGCTACGATATAAACTGCGGCGTACGTGTCCTGAAAACTGATTTAACAGCTGAAGAAATTGAAGGACATGAACAGCAGCTCGCAAACATCATGTACTCGAAGATACCTGCCGGGCTTGGCGGCGGAGGCTACATCGATATAGATGAAGACGAGCTAGAGGAAGTACTTGAGAAAGGTATGGACTGGATGCTGGAAAACGGTCACGCCAAAGAATCAGATCTGGAACGCTGTGAGGAAAACGGCCGATTGCCTGGCGATCCGTCAAAGGTGCCTGAAAAAGCTAAGAAACGAGGTATCAAACAGCTCGGATCTCTTGGAAGCGGAAACCACTTTCTGGAAGTTCAGCGGGTCGATGAGATTTTCAACGAAGAGGTAGCAGAAAAGTTCGGTCTGGAAAAAGACCAGATACTGGTTATGATCCACTCGGGTTCACGTGGATTAGGTCACCAGACCTGTACGGAGTACCTCAGAAAGTTCGAAAAACAGTACCCGGAGGAAGTAGAAAGCCTTCCGGACAAAGAACTAATCTATGCGCCGATTGAAGACCAGCCAGCCCAGGACTATATTGATGCGATGTATGCTGTTGCGAACTTCGCTTGGTGTAACCGTCAGGCGATGACCGAGGCAATCAGAGACTGTTTCGATAGGATATTCGGCGAGACAGAGATTGACTTGGTATACGATGTATGTCACAACATCGCGAAGGAAGAAACTCATGAAGTCGACGGCAAAGACGTAGACGTACTGGTTCACCGGAAAGGTGCGACCCGTGCGATGCCGAAAGGCCGTAAAGAAGTGCCGGAGGTATACGAAGACGTAGGTCAGCCGGTTCTTATTCCCGGAACTATGGGAACCTCGAGTTACATACTTGTCGGCGGCCAGAACTCGTTGAACGTTTCATTCGGCTCGACAGCTCACGGTGCCGGCCGATTGAAGTCACGGACCCAAGCCAAACAGGATTACTGGGGAGAAGACGTACAGAGAGACCTGAAACACGAAGGAGTTTACGTCAAAGCAGTTTCAGGCTCAACGGTCGCAGAAGAAGCACCTGGAGCCTACAAAGACGTCGATGAAGTGATCAAGGTATCCGACGAGCTGGATATAGGCCGGAAAGTGGCGAAGATGAAGCCGATCGTCAACATCAAGGGTTGA
- a CDS encoding archease, which yields MSYEILDHTADVKFKAKGDSLNEVFSESVKAFADIVGGGGGSTRHKIKVESENLDALLFDFLDELIFLQETENVAVGGPKEVEIEELENGYGIEATVWTDPITSQQGLLDIKAPTYSEMKVDYIKGEGWEIVAVLDI from the coding sequence ATGAGTTACGAGATACTTGATCACACCGCAGACGTAAAGTTCAAAGCGAAGGGAGATTCTTTAAACGAGGTTTTCAGCGAGTCTGTCAAAGCATTCGCCGATATAGTTGGGGGTGGAGGCGGATCCACCAGACACAAGATAAAGGTCGAATCAGAGAACCTAGATGCCTTACTCTTCGATTTCCTAGATGAGCTGATCTTCCTACAGGAAACTGAGAACGTCGCCGTCGGAGGCCCGAAAGAAGTGGAAATCGAGGAACTGGAAAACGGCTACGGTATAGAGGCAACGGTTTGGACCGACCCTATAACCTCTCAGCAAGGACTGCTGGACATCAAGGCTCCGACCTACAGCGAAATGAAAGTCGATTACATCAAAGGCGAGGGCTGGGAGATAGTAGCAGTCCTAGACATCTAG
- the cmk gene encoding (d)CMP kinase, with amino-acid sequence MESFIEEFQGDHEKTSELVVTVDGPSGAGTGTLASFIAEELGINCYSAGDFFRGIAADRDMTVEELGKVADKQTDLKVDRRTLEKGLSENCVIEARIPSRVLGTYSDLRIYLTADLEERAKRVSKDQEEGKRENEEKSESLEEVKERIRKRDEENWRRYKDYYGIENTKDIYDVLIDNTEMTIDEQQEQVRKILERKFPEQLE; translated from the coding sequence ATGGAGAGCTTCATCGAGGAATTTCAGGGAGATCATGAGAAAACCTCCGAACTAGTTGTAACGGTTGACGGGCCGAGCGGAGCAGGAACAGGCACTTTAGCGAGCTTTATCGCGGAAGAACTGGGAATTAACTGTTATTCTGCCGGTGATTTCTTCAGAGGGATCGCTGCCGACAGAGATATGACGGTAGAGGAGCTGGGAAAAGTCGCTGACAAGCAGACGGATCTGAAAGTCGATAGACGCACCTTAGAGAAAGGTTTGAGTGAAAACTGTGTTATAGAGGCTAGGATTCCTTCAAGAGTTCTCGGGACGTATTCGGATCTAAGAATTTATCTGACCGCTGACCTAGAGGAGCGAGCGAAAAGAGTCTCGAAGGATCAGGAAGAAGGTAAAAGAGAAAATGAGGAAAAATCCGAGAGTCTTGAAGAAGTCAAAGAACGGATCAGGAAAAGAGATGAGGAAAACTGGAGGCGTTACAAAGACTACTATGGGATCGAAAACACCAAGGATATCTACGATGTGCTGATCGATAACACCGAAATGACAATCGACGAACAGCAAGAGCAGGTAAGAAAAATTCTGGAAAGAAAGTTCCCGGAGCAACTTGAATGA
- a CDS encoding class I SAM-dependent methyltransferase — MSDRNSNARMESAFNNARTKFEQDYSLEVMKQKFPEYIGMMDRFGKLIGENGKVLDAGCGHGRDIRHFNDIGLNAVGIDIAEDLLEDASRKGLEVAKMDVRDLSFDDETFDGIWCNSVLHFLNPAAGDMQQALKELTRILKTGGVLYINFKLGKGETMREDYEPSLRQFHLPESAIKEVLNNFPLKKIHSEKAPEMNTVSLFLKKTG, encoded by the coding sequence ATGTCCGACCGTAACTCAAATGCGCGTATGGAATCGGCGTTCAACAATGCTAGAACCAAGTTCGAGCAAGATTACAGTCTCGAGGTTATGAAACAGAAGTTCCCGGAGTACATAGGGATGATGGATCGGTTCGGGAAGCTGATAGGAGAAAACGGGAAAGTACTGGATGCGGGCTGCGGACATGGTAGAGACATCAGACACTTCAACGATATAGGGCTGAACGCGGTTGGTATCGACATCGCGGAAGATCTCTTGGAGGATGCCAGCCGGAAAGGCTTGGAGGTCGCAAAGATGGATGTCCGAGACCTGTCTTTTGACGACGAGACCTTTGACGGCATCTGGTGTAACTCCGTTCTACACTTCCTGAACCCTGCTGCCGGAGACATGCAGCAAGCACTGAAAGAGCTTACGCGGATTCTGAAGACCGGCGGAGTACTTTACATCAACTTCAAACTTGGTAAAGGAGAAACCATGAGAGAAGACTACGAGCCTAGTTTAAGGCAGTTTCACCTGCCGGAAAGCGCAATCAAAGAAGTTCTGAACAACTTTCCTCTGAAGAAGATTCATTCGGAGAAAGCTCCCGAGATGAACACAGTCAGCTTGTTCCTCAAGAAAACCGGTTGA
- the rpsJ gene encoding 30S ribosomal protein S10: MQKARVRLRSTDKSKIQELAQEIVEIGEEYNAKVSGPVPLPTDKLEIPTRKAPDGEGSETIERYEMHVHNRLIDIMESERALRQVMRVHVPEGVDIEVELTE; the protein is encoded by the coding sequence ATGCAGAAGGCAAGAGTAAGACTCCGATCGACTGACAAGTCGAAGATTCAGGAGTTGGCACAAGAAATAGTTGAAATTGGCGAGGAATACAACGCCAAGGTATCAGGACCTGTACCGCTTCCAACAGATAAACTTGAGATCCCGACAAGAAAAGCTCCGGACGGAGAGGGATCCGAAACAATCGAACGTTACGAAATGCATGTACACAACCGACTGATCGACATCATGGAGTCGGAGAGAGCATTGCGACAGGTCATGCGTGTTCACGTACCTGAAGGCGTCGACATCGAAGTCGAACTGACCGAGTAA